From uncultured Roseateles sp., the proteins below share one genomic window:
- a CDS encoding two-component system response regulator, with protein sequence MNTTTPPDKRPKLLLVDDEPANLQVLRQVLQDDYRLLYARDGHKALELARAETPHLILLDVMMPGLSGLDVCRTLKAQEATAAIPVIFVTALSDAQDEAQGFEAGAVDYIGKPISPATVRARVRTHLQLVRTEVLRETRLQIVMCLGRAAEYKDNETGWHVLRMSHYSRILALAAGFDEAEAEDLMHAAPMHDVGKIGIPDAVLQKPGPLDEREWEIMRRHPLIGAEILGAHHSGLLSMARRIAEAHHEKWDGSGYPQGLAAEDIPLEARIVAIADVFDALTSVRPYKAAWPVEQAAEHLRAQAGKHFDPRLVELFLANLPAIIEVRERFLEAE encoded by the coding sequence ATGAACACCACCACCCCACCCGACAAGCGCCCGAAGCTGCTGCTCGTTGATGACGAGCCGGCCAATCTGCAGGTGTTGCGCCAGGTGCTGCAGGACGACTACCGGCTGCTCTACGCCCGTGACGGCCACAAGGCACTGGAGCTGGCTCGCGCCGAGACGCCGCATCTGATACTGCTGGATGTGATGATGCCCGGCCTGTCGGGCCTGGACGTCTGCCGCACGCTGAAGGCGCAGGAAGCCACGGCCGCCATTCCGGTGATCTTCGTCACCGCACTGTCCGACGCGCAGGACGAGGCCCAGGGCTTCGAGGCCGGCGCGGTGGACTACATCGGCAAGCCGATCAGCCCGGCGACGGTGCGCGCCCGCGTGCGCACCCACCTGCAGCTGGTGCGCACCGAGGTGCTGCGCGAGACGCGGCTGCAGATCGTGATGTGCCTGGGCCGGGCGGCCGAGTACAAGGACAACGAGACCGGCTGGCATGTGCTGCGGATGAGCCACTACTCGCGCATCCTGGCGCTGGCCGCCGGGTTCGACGAGGCCGAGGCCGAGGACTTGATGCACGCCGCGCCCATGCACGATGTCGGCAAGATCGGCATTCCCGACGCGGTGCTGCAAAAGCCCGGCCCGCTCGACGAGCGCGAATGGGAGATCATGCGCCGCCACCCGCTGATCGGCGCCGAGATCCTCGGTGCGCACCACAGCGGCCTGCTCTCGATGGCGCGCCGCATCGCCGAGGCCCATCACGAGAAGTGGGACGGCAGCGGCTACCCCCAGGGCCTCGCCGCCGAAGACATCCCGCTCGAGGCCCGCATCGTCGCCATCGCCGACGTGTTCGACGCGCTGACCAGCGTGCGCCCCTACAAGGCCGCCTGGCCCGTCGAGCAGGCGGCCGAGCACCTGCGCGCCCAGGCCGGCAAGCATTTCGACCCACGGCTGGTCGAGCTGTTCCTGGCCAACCTGCCGGCGATCATCGAGGTGCGCGAGCGCTTTCTGGAGGCGGAGTGA
- a CDS encoding tripartite tricarboxylate transporter substrate-binding protein, whose amino-acid sequence MNLVRTVRVGATVGVWVVMFAGACRAEVWPSRPLRLINAGAPGTVTDIVARQLAERVGAQLGQAMVVDSRPSAGGIHALEALKLSPPDGYTLGLVQSAQMSVAPALFDHLPYDTVSDFAPVGILYHGPQVLAVNASLDVSSLAGLIELAKARPGRLRYSSTGNGSPTHIVMEQFKQLAGIDLQHIPYRGAAGHQAVVSGEVEVMMEGLAPLLPHILAGSLRPLAVTGVQRLAVLSDVPTLAELGIPGVEPVWVGVIALRGTPPAVIDRLNQEFVRAMSTPAVRDRYEGLGRIVSTGTPRQMTDVMAGEIPRWRELIKKTGIKPD is encoded by the coding sequence ATGAACCTCGTCCGTACGGTCAGGGTGGGCGCTACCGTCGGCGTCTGGGTGGTGATGTTTGCGGGGGCTTGCCGGGCGGAGGTCTGGCCCAGCCGCCCGCTGCGGCTGATCAATGCGGGGGCGCCGGGCACCGTGACCGATATCGTGGCACGGCAACTGGCGGAACGAGTGGGTGCACAGCTGGGCCAGGCCATGGTGGTGGACAGCCGGCCCTCGGCTGGCGGTATTCATGCGCTGGAGGCGCTGAAGCTCAGCCCGCCCGACGGATATACCCTTGGGCTGGTGCAGTCGGCGCAGATGAGCGTCGCGCCGGCCCTTTTCGATCACCTGCCCTACGACACCGTGAGCGACTTTGCCCCGGTAGGCATTCTTTACCACGGGCCACAAGTGCTGGCAGTGAACGCTTCGCTCGATGTCTCGTCGCTGGCCGGGTTGATCGAGTTGGCCAAGGCCCGCCCGGGCCGGCTGCGCTACAGCTCCACAGGCAATGGCAGCCCGACCCACATCGTCATGGAGCAATTCAAGCAACTCGCCGGCATCGACCTGCAGCACATCCCCTACCGTGGCGCCGCCGGACATCAGGCGGTCGTCAGCGGTGAGGTCGAAGTGATGATGGAAGGCCTGGCCCCTTTGTTGCCGCACATCCTGGCGGGCAGCCTCCGGCCACTGGCGGTGACCGGCGTCCAGAGACTGGCCGTGCTGTCCGATGTTCCTACGCTCGCCGAACTTGGCATCCCGGGGGTCGAGCCAGTTTGGGTGGGCGTGATCGCCCTTCGAGGGACCCCGCCGGCTGTGATCGATCGGCTGAATCAAGAATTCGTGCGGGCCATGTCGACGCCAGCGGTCCGCGACCGGTATGAAGGTCTCGGGCGCATCGTCTCAACCGGCACGCCAAGGCAGATGACTGACGTGATGGCTGGGGAGATCCCTCGTTGGCGCGAGCTGATCAAAAAGACCGGTATCAAACCAGACTGA
- a CDS encoding LysR family transcriptional regulator, translating to MDQSRRLEMLVKAADSGSFAAAAKLMDLTPSAVSRGIGELERSLKVSLFNRTTRQLRLTEDGAQIYARATDILARMAELEASTVNRHSRVSGTVRVGVLAPLSRYVLMPHLPTLQSRHPDLRVETRLTQDPNDMQAENLDVLLHVGEPPSSRLIAQRLGQGRPAAYASPDYLRRCGEPAEPDDLSRHRCLVFRRPWSTQHHDQWNFEREGVRKTVAVAPILITPDREGLIVAAMAGAGVMYMACFDPAFLAAGRLVRLLPDWSCPASFNIYALYRRNKIPAPRVSAFIQFVREAFAAFDPQEQTVLHTSLTAERSAVPGATGSLPGAP from the coding sequence TTGGATCAAAGCCGCCGACTGGAGATGCTGGTCAAGGCCGCCGACAGTGGCAGCTTTGCCGCAGCCGCCAAGCTCATGGACCTCACGCCCTCGGCGGTGAGCCGGGGGATAGGCGAACTTGAGCGATCGCTCAAGGTATCGCTGTTCAATCGCACGACCCGGCAGTTGCGCCTGACCGAAGACGGTGCCCAGATCTACGCTCGGGCGACCGACATCCTTGCGCGGATGGCAGAGCTCGAGGCCAGCACCGTGAATCGGCACTCGCGGGTCAGTGGCACCGTACGCGTGGGTGTGCTGGCACCATTGAGTCGTTATGTGCTGATGCCCCATCTGCCGACCCTGCAGAGCCGGCATCCAGACCTGCGGGTCGAGACCCGGCTGACCCAGGATCCGAACGACATGCAGGCCGAGAACCTCGATGTGTTGCTACACGTTGGTGAACCTCCGTCGTCACGCCTGATCGCACAGCGGCTCGGCCAGGGGCGGCCGGCGGCCTATGCCTCGCCCGACTATCTGCGGCGCTGCGGCGAGCCGGCGGAACCGGACGACCTGTCGCGGCACCGATGCCTGGTCTTTCGCCGCCCCTGGTCGACTCAGCACCACGATCAATGGAACTTTGAACGGGAGGGCGTGCGCAAGACGGTTGCGGTTGCGCCCATTCTCATCACGCCGGATCGAGAAGGCTTGATCGTCGCCGCAATGGCGGGCGCCGGTGTCATGTACATGGCCTGCTTTGATCCGGCATTCCTTGCTGCGGGCCGCCTGGTCCGACTGTTGCCCGATTGGTCCTGCCCGGCGAGCTTCAACATCTATGCGCTGTACCGACGAAACAAGATTCCCGCGCCGCGGGTGTCCGCCTTCATTCAGTTCGTCAGAGAGGCTTTCGCCGCTTTCGACCCGCAGGAGCAGACGGTGCTGCACACGTCGCTGACCGCCGAGCGTTCGGCGGTCCCAGGGGCCACGGGTTCGCTGCCGGGCGCACCATGA
- a CDS encoding alpha/beta hydrolase, with translation MTATTRRLLALVLSLAGSLASAQMPPDLAQQLIAIGPVINPAATAALYAPRIAEKEPYVNLRVERDIAYGPDERNLLDVFAPAGDDGKAKPVIVFVHGGAYVGGNRRTGPASPFYDNVMLWAARHGMVGVNMTYRLAPKNAWPSGAQDIGQAIIWVHDNIARRGGDPARVFLFGHSAGASHVASYIARPEFHRVAGSGLAGAMLLSGAYRITAELVGQSPTYPSYFGTDPDHYAQRSSLEGLLASSLPLWVGSAELDVPQFKQQAELLREGLRGAGRSFRTAIFAGHSHMSEAYSIHSDDRSVEDALMDFVNDHRPTGR, from the coding sequence ATGACCGCAACGACAAGACGGCTGCTGGCCCTGGTCTTGAGCCTGGCTGGCAGCCTCGCTTCAGCTCAGATGCCTCCAGACCTGGCGCAACAACTGATCGCCATCGGCCCCGTGATCAATCCGGCTGCGACCGCCGCCTTGTACGCCCCTCGCATTGCGGAGAAGGAACCCTATGTGAACCTGCGTGTCGAGCGAGACATCGCCTATGGCCCGGACGAGCGCAACCTGCTGGACGTGTTCGCACCCGCAGGCGATGACGGCAAGGCCAAGCCGGTTATTGTGTTCGTTCATGGCGGCGCCTACGTCGGTGGCAACCGACGCACGGGCCCCGCCAGTCCGTTCTACGACAACGTGATGCTGTGGGCGGCGCGTCACGGCATGGTGGGCGTGAACATGACCTACCGTCTGGCACCGAAAAACGCATGGCCGTCCGGCGCACAGGACATCGGCCAAGCGATCATTTGGGTACACGACAACATCGCCCGCCGAGGCGGCGACCCGGCGCGGGTCTTCCTGTTCGGCCACTCGGCCGGTGCGTCACACGTCGCCTCATACATCGCACGGCCCGAGTTCCACCGCGTGGCGGGATCGGGGCTCGCCGGTGCGATGCTGCTGTCAGGGGCGTATCGCATCACGGCGGAGCTGGTGGGGCAATCGCCCACCTACCCCAGCTATTTCGGGACCGACCCCGACCACTACGCGCAGCGCTCGTCGCTCGAGGGACTGCTGGCCTCGTCCCTGCCCTTGTGGGTGGGCAGCGCGGAGCTGGATGTGCCGCAGTTCAAGCAGCAGGCTGAGCTGCTGCGCGAGGGGCTGCGCGGGGCGGGGAGAAGCTTCCGGACGGCGATCTTTGCCGGCCACAGCCACATGTCAGAGGCCTATTCGATTCACAGCGACGATCGGTCGGTGGAAGATGCGCTGATGGACTTCGTGAACGACCATCGGCCGACGGGCCGTTGA
- a CDS encoding VOC family protein, with translation MTKMIFVSLPVTDLQASIAFYKALGFQQNPQFSDDTAACMVWSEAIHAMLLTHAKWRTFTERPLPPPGSSGVMLSLALDSRDAVDTMNHAAAAHGGQADVNPVQELGFMYSRDLADRDGHLWGAFWMDPAAMVPSDRQG, from the coding sequence ATGACCAAGATGATCTTCGTCAGCCTGCCCGTCACCGATCTTCAAGCCTCGATCGCCTTCTACAAGGCGCTGGGATTCCAGCAAAACCCGCAGTTCAGCGACGACACGGCCGCCTGCATGGTGTGGAGCGAGGCAATCCACGCGATGCTGCTCACGCACGCCAAGTGGCGCACCTTCACGGAGCGGCCGCTGCCACCCCCCGGGTCCAGCGGTGTGATGCTCTCTCTGGCCCTGGACAGCCGCGATGCCGTCGATACGATGAACCATGCCGCGGCCGCCCACGGCGGGCAGGCCGATGTGAACCCGGTCCAGGAGCTGGGCTTCATGTACAGCCGCGACCTCGCCGACCGCGACGGGCATCTGTGGGGCGCTTTCTGGATGGACCCGGCGGCGATGGTTCCCTCAGACCGGCAGGGCTAG
- a CDS encoding Type 1 glutamine amidotransferase-like domain-containing protein: MKLLLTSAGVKNASIHDTLVGLLGKPIVESSALCIPTALYGHPQGSPGGAWRFITGQSGCPMCELGWKSLGVLELTALPSIGEARWVPWVREADVLLVEGGDALYLCHWMRQSGLAALLPSLERTVWVGLSAGSMVMTPRVGEAFIETKPPITGNDLTLGVVDFSIFPHLDYPGFSENTMAHAERWASRIGGPAYAIDDQTAIKVVDGQVEVVSEGNWRYFGGALPPAPQTASSASSS; this comes from the coding sequence ATGAAGCTCCTGCTGACTTCCGCAGGCGTCAAGAACGCAAGCATCCACGACACACTGGTCGGCCTCCTGGGCAAGCCCATCGTCGAATCCAGCGCCCTGTGCATCCCCACCGCCTTGTACGGGCACCCGCAGGGCAGCCCCGGCGGCGCATGGCGGTTCATCACGGGCCAATCCGGCTGCCCGATGTGCGAACTCGGTTGGAAGTCCCTGGGCGTGCTGGAGCTCACCGCATTGCCCAGCATCGGTGAAGCGCGCTGGGTGCCCTGGGTCCGGGAGGCCGATGTCCTGCTGGTGGAGGGCGGCGATGCGCTCTATCTGTGCCACTGGATGCGGCAGTCGGGGCTCGCGGCCCTGTTGCCATCGCTGGAGCGCACGGTCTGGGTGGGCCTGAGCGCAGGAAGCATGGTGATGACGCCTCGCGTCGGAGAGGCCTTCATCGAAACGAAGCCGCCCATCACCGGCAACGACCTGACGCTGGGGGTGGTCGATTTCTCGATCTTCCCGCACCTGGACTACCCGGGTTTCTCAGAGAACACGATGGCCCACGCGGAACGATGGGCGTCACGCATCGGCGGTCCGGCCTATGCCATTGACGACCAGACTGCCATCAAGGTGGTCGACGGCCAGGTCGAGGTCGTCTCCGAGGGGAACTGGCGGTATTTCGGGGGCGCCTTGCCCCCCGCTCCTCAGACAGCTTCCAGCGCCAGCAGCTCCTGA
- the lysA gene encoding diaminopimelate decarboxylase produces the protein MPTALNPELLTDLVRTHATPLWVYDAALIRQRIAELRSFDTIRFAQKACSNTHILSLMREQGVLVDSVSLGEVERALHAGYTLGGEPSEIVFTADLLDRQTLARIVELKVPVNAGSIDMLHQLGEVSPGHRVWLRINPGFGHGHSQKTNTGGEHSKHGIWHADLPLALQAIAQHGLHLVGLHMHIGSGVDYSHLSQVCEAMVALAARVQALGHDIEAISAGGGLSIPYREGDARIDVAHYFSLWDAARQKIAASLRHPVKLEIEPGRYLVAESGLLLSEVRAVKDMGANHFALVDAGFNELVRAAMYGGYHHISVVAGAGNAPLVARESLATVVAGPLCESGDVFTQEEGGVVTHRELPAPAVGDLLVFHDTGAYGASMSSNYNSRPLCAEVLVDGGKTRVIRRRQTIQELLALEAV, from the coding sequence ATGCCCACCGCCCTGAATCCCGAACTGTTGACCGATCTGGTCCGTACCCATGCCACGCCGCTGTGGGTGTACGACGCGGCGCTGATACGCCAGCGCATCGCCGAGCTGCGCTCGTTCGACACCATCCGCTTTGCGCAGAAGGCCTGCTCGAACACCCATATCCTGAGCCTGATGCGGGAGCAGGGGGTGCTGGTGGACTCGGTCTCGCTGGGCGAGGTCGAGCGGGCACTGCATGCAGGCTATACCTTGGGCGGCGAGCCCTCGGAGATCGTCTTCACCGCCGACCTGCTGGACCGGCAGACGCTGGCCCGCATCGTCGAGCTGAAGGTGCCCGTCAACGCCGGCTCCATCGACATGCTGCACCAGCTGGGCGAGGTATCACCGGGCCACCGCGTCTGGCTGCGCATCAACCCCGGCTTCGGCCATGGCCACAGCCAGAAGACCAATACCGGCGGCGAGCACAGCAAGCACGGCATCTGGCATGCCGATCTGCCGCTGGCGCTGCAGGCGATTGCCCAGCACGGCCTGCACCTGGTGGGCCTGCACATGCACATCGGCTCGGGCGTGGACTACAGCCATCTGTCCCAGGTCTGCGAAGCCATGGTGGCGCTGGCCGCGCGGGTGCAGGCGCTGGGCCATGACATCGAGGCGATCTCGGCCGGCGGCGGCCTGTCGATTCCGTACCGCGAGGGCGATGCCCGCATCGACGTCGCCCACTACTTCAGCCTCTGGGATGCGGCGCGGCAGAAGATAGCCGCCAGCCTGCGGCACCCGGTCAAGCTGGAGATAGAGCCGGGCCGCTATCTGGTGGCCGAGTCGGGCCTGCTGCTGTCCGAGGTGCGGGCAGTCAAGGACATGGGCGCCAACCACTTCGCCCTGGTCGACGCCGGCTTCAACGAGCTGGTGCGCGCGGCCATGTACGGCGGCTACCACCACATCAGCGTCGTCGCCGGCGCCGGCAACGCGCCGCTGGTCGCGCGGGAGAGCCTGGCCACCGTCGTCGCCGGGCCATTGTGCGAATCGGGCGATGTGTTCACGCAGGAGGAGGGCGGCGTCGTCACCCACCGCGAGCTGCCCGCGCCCGCGGTCGGCGACCTGCTGGTGTTCCACGACACCGGTGCCTACGGCGCCTCGATGTCATCCAACTACAACAGCCGGCCGCTGTGCGCCGAGGTGCTGGTTGATGGCGGCAAGACCCGTGTGATACGCCGCCGCCAGACGATTCAGGAGCTGCTGGCGCTGGAAGCTGTCTGA
- a CDS encoding LysR family transcriptional regulator, protein MPLSHRHIEVFHALMSQGSVTAAAQALFTSQPTISRELARMEQLLGLALFDRVRGRLQPTAQALALFDEVQRSFVGLERIVSVATQLKTFSSGQLSVLCLPVFSHSLLPGAMARFVQTHAAVSIAITPQESPFLEQSLAAQSHDLGLTEHERELPGTQQSLLLQADEVCVLPEGHVLLAKPRLELTDFAGQAMVSFPPSDGYRQLLDGLFAQAGVLPRQVVQTHSAASVCAMVRQGLGLAVVNPLTALEYLSPGLQIRPLTRSIPFRVSLVRPERRPGNALVDQFVLALQAEAAALLVKLAR, encoded by the coding sequence ATGCCGCTCTCCCACCGCCATATCGAGGTCTTCCACGCGCTGATGAGCCAGGGCAGCGTGACAGCCGCCGCCCAGGCCCTGTTCACCTCGCAGCCGACGATCAGCCGCGAGCTGGCGCGCATGGAGCAACTGCTGGGCCTGGCCCTGTTCGACCGCGTGCGCGGCCGGCTGCAGCCCACAGCCCAGGCGCTGGCCCTGTTCGACGAGGTGCAGCGCTCTTTTGTGGGGCTGGAGCGCATCGTCAGCGTGGCCACGCAGCTGAAGACTTTCTCCAGCGGCCAGTTGTCGGTGCTGTGCCTGCCGGTGTTCTCGCACTCGCTGCTGCCGGGGGCGATGGCGCGCTTCGTCCAGACCCATGCGGCGGTGAGCATTGCCATCACGCCGCAGGAGTCGCCGTTTCTGGAGCAGTCGCTGGCCGCGCAAAGCCATGACCTGGGCCTGACCGAGCATGAGCGCGAGCTGCCCGGCACGCAGCAAAGCCTGCTGCTGCAGGCCGACGAGGTCTGCGTGCTGCCCGAGGGCCATGTCTTGCTGGCCAAGCCCCGGCTGGAACTGACCGACTTCGCCGGTCAGGCCATGGTCAGCTTCCCGCCCAGCGATGGTTACCGCCAGCTGCTCGACGGCCTGTTCGCCCAAGCCGGCGTGCTGCCGCGCCAGGTGGTGCAGACGCACAGCGCGGCTTCGGTCTGCGCCATGGTGCGCCAGGGCCTGGGCCTGGCCGTCGTCAACCCGCTGACGGCGCTGGAGTACTTGAGCCCCGGCCTGCAGATCAGGCCGCTGACGCGATCGATTCCATTTCGCGTCAGCCTGGTGCGGCCCGAGCGTCGGCCCGGCAATGCGCTGGTGGACCAGTTCGTGCTGGCGCTGCAGGCCGAGGCCGCGGCGCTGCTGGTCAAGCTAGCCCGCTGA
- a CDS encoding cysteine dioxygenase, translating into MSTPTAPARLHRLRDFVTAFAQLLDSGPDEPRILAKGGALLAALVAQDDWLPEACARPDAQYYRQYLLHADSAERFSVVSFVWGPGQRTPIHDHTVWGLIGVLRGAELAQGFARDEQGRLLPLGAEHRLEAGQVEAVSPRIGDVHQVSNAHADQTSISIHVYGANIGAVRRSVYAADGTAKPFISGYSNSQLPNIWDRSKEVSA; encoded by the coding sequence ATGAGCACGCCCACCGCACCGGCCCGCCTGCATCGTCTGCGCGACTTCGTCACCGCGTTTGCGCAGCTGCTGGACAGCGGCCCAGACGAGCCCCGCATCCTGGCCAAGGGCGGCGCCCTGCTCGCCGCCCTGGTGGCACAGGACGACTGGCTGCCCGAGGCCTGCGCCCGGCCCGACGCCCAGTACTACCGCCAGTACCTGCTGCATGCCGATTCGGCCGAGCGCTTCTCGGTCGTCAGCTTCGTCTGGGGGCCGGGCCAGCGCACGCCCATTCACGACCATACCGTCTGGGGCCTGATCGGCGTGCTGCGCGGCGCGGAACTCGCACAGGGCTTTGCGCGCGACGAGCAGGGCCGGCTCTTGCCCCTCGGCGCCGAGCACAGGCTGGAGGCCGGCCAGGTCGAGGCGGTATCGCCCCGCATCGGTGATGTGCACCAGGTCAGCAATGCCCATGCCGATCAGACCTCGATCAGCATCCACGTGTATGGCGCCAATATCGGTGCGGTGCGGCGCTCGGTCTATGCCGCCGACGGCACGGCCAAACCCTTTATCTCGGGCTACAGCAACAGCCAGCTGCCCAATATCTGGGATCGCTCCAAGGAGGTTTCTGCATGA
- a CDS encoding rhodanese-like domain-containing protein: MTVSLPVRSPEYVRQAWREAPQGREIALLDLREEDPYAQSHPLFAANLPLGLIELQAYSRLPRRDVEIVLYGEGAFDAALIPAAAARLRALGYVDIAVLDGGLPAWSASGGELFRDVNVPSKAFGELVEAEVHTPSLPAQDVQALLDAKADVVVLDARRFDEYQTMSIPTGISVPGAELALRARDLAPDPRTQIIVNCAGRTRSLIGAQSLINAGLPNPVAALRNGTIGWTLAGQTLEHGQTRRAGPVSDAARAQARQAAQDLARRAGVQFLPLARRDELINPQRSLFWLDVRTPEEYRAGHLAGFASAPGGQLVQETDHHVAVRGARLVLLDDDGVRAAMTASWLAQLGWEVWVLEGAGPADWNEAGPEQAPLPQLPEVARVQAELLADWMVQEGTLVLDLAPSADHVRQHIPGSWWALSSALEQALSQVPGHARIVLSCRDGLRSRFAAAHLAARIQTPVFWLQGGLQAWTAQQRPVEAGDARLASPRSDRYRRPYEGTSNPREAMQAYLDWEFGLVAQLARDGTHGFSVLPPGG; the protein is encoded by the coding sequence ATGACTGTATCCCTGCCCGTGCGCAGCCCCGAATATGTGCGCCAGGCCTGGCGCGAGGCGCCCCAGGGTCGTGAGATCGCCCTGCTGGACCTGCGCGAGGAAGACCCCTATGCGCAGTCGCATCCGCTGTTCGCCGCCAATCTGCCGCTGGGCCTGATCGAGCTGCAGGCCTACAGCCGCCTGCCGCGCCGCGACGTGGAGATCGTGCTCTACGGCGAGGGCGCCTTCGACGCGGCCCTGATACCGGCCGCCGCCGCCCGGCTGCGTGCGCTGGGCTATGTGGACATCGCCGTGCTGGACGGCGGCCTGCCGGCCTGGAGCGCCTCCGGCGGCGAGCTGTTCCGAGACGTCAACGTGCCCAGCAAGGCTTTCGGCGAGCTGGTCGAGGCCGAGGTGCACACGCCCTCGCTGCCGGCCCAGGACGTGCAGGCCCTGCTCGACGCCAAGGCCGACGTGGTGGTGCTGGACGCACGCCGCTTCGACGAATACCAGACCATGAGCATCCCGACCGGCATCAGCGTGCCCGGGGCCGAACTGGCGCTTCGCGCGCGCGACCTGGCCCCTGACCCGCGCACGCAGATCATCGTCAACTGCGCCGGCCGCACGCGCAGCCTGATCGGCGCGCAGTCCTTGATCAACGCCGGCCTGCCCAATCCGGTGGCGGCCCTGCGCAACGGCACGATAGGCTGGACCCTGGCCGGCCAGACCCTGGAACATGGCCAGACACGCCGTGCCGGCCCCGTCAGCGACGCTGCCCGCGCCCAGGCCCGCCAGGCGGCACAAGACCTGGCGCGGCGCGCCGGCGTGCAGTTCCTGCCGTTGGCCCGGCGCGACGAACTGATCAACCCGCAGCGCAGCCTGTTCTGGCTGGACGTGCGCACGCCCGAGGAGTACCGCGCCGGCCATCTGGCCGGTTTTGCCAGTGCGCCCGGCGGCCAGCTGGTGCAGGAGACCGACCACCATGTGGCGGTGCGAGGCGCACGGCTGGTGCTGCTGGATGACGACGGCGTGCGCGCCGCCATGACAGCGTCCTGGCTGGCCCAGCTGGGCTGGGAGGTCTGGGTGCTGGAGGGCGCCGGCCCGGCCGACTGGAACGAGGCCGGCCCCGAACAGGCCCCGCTGCCTCAGCTGCCCGAGGTGGCACGCGTGCAGGCCGAGCTGCTGGCCGACTGGATGGTGCAGGAGGGCACCCTGGTGCTCGACCTGGCGCCCAGCGCCGACCATGTCAGGCAGCACATCCCCGGCAGCTGGTGGGCCCTGAGTTCGGCGCTGGAACAGGCACTGTCGCAGGTGCCCGGCCACGCACGGATCGTGCTCAGCTGCCGGGACGGCCTGCGCTCGCGCTTCGCCGCCGCCCATCTGGCCGCACGTATCCAGACCCCGGTGTTCTGGCTGCAGGGCGGCCTGCAGGCCTGGACGGCCCAGCAGCGGCCGGTCGAGGCCGGCGACGCACGGCTGGCCTCACCGCGCAGCGACCGCTACCGCCGCCCCTACGAAGGCACCAGCAACCCACGCGAGGCGATGCAGGCCTACCTCGACTGGGAGTTTGGCCTGGTGGCCCAGCTGGCGCGTGATGGCACCCATGGCTTCTCGGTGCTGCCCCCCGGTGGCTGA
- a CDS encoding TIGR02285 family protein — translation MSDRPRWLVHALGLCLLGAGCLPAPACAAERITWLMPEFVLANPLTPGQARRGMAEPMAEHLMRHWPEATHEVLMANAKRSWRMIEAGEQACHLVSLRTPEREQVAYFANTHLVPPVQLIARRELVAQLPRNAGGDVDLDRLLSERRLRGALIEGRSYGNKLDAQLARRPPQAIDLYVPSDFGGRLLQMVAMGRADYSIDYDFTLQLQREELPALKELVSLPIQGSSEPMLSGVACPRNEWGRRIIARVEKIFGSAAGVNALRRNFDHWTTPEARAVYGVRINNFYNELLLPRK, via the coding sequence ATGTCTGACAGACCGCGATGGCTTGTTCACGCCCTGGGGCTGTGCCTGCTGGGTGCCGGCTGCCTGCCGGCGCCTGCCTGCGCGGCGGAGCGCATCACCTGGCTGATGCCCGAGTTCGTCCTGGCCAACCCGCTGACGCCTGGGCAGGCGCGCCGGGGCATGGCCGAACCGATGGCCGAGCATCTGATGCGCCACTGGCCCGAGGCTACGCACGAGGTGTTGATGGCCAATGCCAAGCGCAGCTGGCGCATGATAGAAGCCGGCGAGCAGGCCTGCCACCTGGTGTCGCTGCGTACGCCGGAGCGTGAGCAGGTGGCCTACTTTGCCAACACCCATCTGGTGCCGCCGGTCCAGTTGATCGCGCGCCGCGAGCTGGTGGCCCAGCTGCCGCGCAACGCCGGCGGTGATGTCGATCTGGATCGTCTGCTCAGCGAGCGGCGGCTGCGCGGCGCACTGATCGAAGGCCGCAGCTATGGCAACAAACTGGATGCCCAACTGGCCCGCCGGCCGCCGCAGGCGATCGATCTCTACGTGCCCAGCGACTTCGGTGGCCGTCTGCTGCAGATGGTAGCGATGGGCCGTGCGGACTATTCGATCGATTACGACTTCACGCTGCAGCTGCAGCGCGAAGAGTTGCCGGCGCTGAAGGAACTGGTCAGCCTGCCGATACAGGGCAGCAGCGAGCCCATGCTGTCGGGCGTGGCCTGCCCTCGCAATGAATGGGGTCGGCGCATCATCGCCCGGGTGGAGAAGATCTTCGGCAGCGCCGCGGGCGTGAACGCATTGCGGCGCAATTTCGACCACTGGACGACGCCCGAGGCGCGCGCCGTCTACGGCGTGCGCATCAACAACTTCTACAACGAGTTGCTGCTGCCTCGCAAATAG